The following DNA comes from Streptomyces sp. NBC_00102.
GCCCTACTCCGGGCACCCGGACTACCTCGTGACCTGGCGCCCCTGAAGGCGTGCTGCCAAAGCCGTCCGCCTCACCCTCGGCCATGAAGACCCGGCCGTCTTCCCGAATGAATGGGCCGTCGTGTTCCAAGGTTGATCCCATGCCCGCATAGCCGAGGGGACGAGGGGGCCAGGTGCTCGCTCCGTGATGGATCTCCCCGGATGCTCCCCAGGCACTTGTCCGGCAGGGAAGTGGCGGTCGGAGTCGATGACTCCGACCGCCTCCCCGCCGAGGTGTCCTACGGCGTCGTGATGGCCGGCCGCGGCGGCGTCGGCATCCCGTTGCCGATGGCGAAGCTCGGGTGCGGCGGCTGATTGTAGGCGGTGTTCTGCCACGCAAGCGCGGTGCGGTACTGGGTGTCGTGGAGCAGCGTGGTGATCCGGGTGGTGGTCTCGTACGGCGTGGAGTAGATGCGCAGGGCGGTGTTGTTCGTCGTCGGCCAGACGACCTCCTCGCGCCAGTCCCCGAATAGGTCTCCGGAGATCGCGGGGGTGGCCTTCGTACCGTTGTTGGCGTGTACGGAGTCGCCGGTGAGCAGCCGGGTGTCGGACGAGGTGCCGTACTTGTCGATGTGGGTGGAGTCGAGCAGTTCGCGGGTGGTGTCGCCGTCCCACCAGGTCAGGAAGTTGGTGCTGGACGGTTTGCGGGAGGCGACCACGGCGCCGGAGGGGCTGCGTACACCGTCCGCGGCCGAGGACCAGGACTCGGCGCCGGGGCTGCCGGACCAGATGTCGCCGGAGACGCCACGGCCGTTGTCACCGTTGGACGGGGTCGACCAGAGGATCTGTCCGGTGCGCGCGTCGGCCATCCAGGACGAGGGTTTCGAGCTGTCCTCGTCCACCTTGAACTCCTCCAGACCCGCGCGGGAGGGGTCGAGGTCGCCGACGTGCTGGGCGTCGCCGTGGCCGTTCTTGGTGGTCCAGAGGGAGGCGCCGTTGTCGTCCACGGCCATGGCGCCGTACACGATCTCGTCCTTGCCGTCCGCGTCGACGTCGGCGACGGACAGCTGGTGGTTGCCCTGGCCGTCGTAGCCCCGGCCGGTGTTGGTGGAACTGTTGGTGTCGAACGTCCACCGCCGGGTGAAGGCGCCGCCCCGCCAGTCCCAGGCGGCGATGACGGTACGCGTGTAGTAGCCGCGCGCCATGATCAGGGAGGGCCGGGAGCCGTCGAGGTAGGCGGTTCCGGCGAGGAAGCGGTCGACCCGGTTGCCGTACGAGTCGCCCCACGAGGAGACGGTGCCGCGCGCGGGGACGTAGTCGACCGAGCCCATGGCGGCGCCCGTACGGCCGTTGAACATGGTCAGGTACTCGGGTCCGGTGAGGACGTACCCGGAGGAGTTGCGGTAGTCGGCGGAGGCGCTGCCGATGGTGGTTCCTTTGCCGTCGACGGTGCCGTCCGAGGTCTTCATGGCGACCTCGGCCTCGCCGTCGCCGTCGTAGTCGTACACCTGGAACTGCGTGTAGTGCGCGCCGGAGCGGATGTTGCGGCCGAGGTCGACGCGCCAGAGCCGGGTTCCGTCGAGTTTGATGCCGTCGACGATGGTGTTGCCGGTGTAGCCGGACTGCGAGTTGTCCTTGGCGTTGGTGGGCTGCCACTTGAGGACGAAGTCGAGGGCTCCGTCGCCGTCCAGGTCGCCGACGGAGGCGTCGTTGGCCTCGTAGGTGTAGGCGACGCCGTCCGGAGTGGTGCCGCCGGCGGGCGGGCTGATCGGCACGTCCTTGTATCCGGTGCGGAACTGGATGGCGTGGACGGAGTCGGCCTGTTCGACGCCGCCGACCACGGCGCGGACGGTGTAGTCCGCGGTGGCGGGTGCGCCGGCGTGGAAGTAGTTGGTCGAGCCGGTGATGGGCGAGGCGTTGACCTTGGTGCCGGCCCGGTAGACGTTGAACGCGACGGCGTCGGGGTCCGTGCCGAGCCAGCGCCAGCTGATGAGGTTGCCGGTGTCGGTGTGCACGCTGACGACGCCCCGGTCCAGTGCCTCGGCCTGC
Coding sequences within:
- a CDS encoding rhamnogalacturonan lyase; its protein translation is MISSLAAGLLAAAGLVAAGQTSHAATLRQAEALDRGVVSVHTDTGNLISWRWLGTDPDAVAFNVYRAGTKVNASPITGSTNYFHAGAPATADYTVRAVVGGVEQADSVHAIQFRTGYKDVPISPPAGGTTPDGVAYTYEANDASVGDLDGDGALDFVLKWQPTNAKDNSQSGYTGNTIVDGIKLDGTRLWRVDLGRNIRSGAHYTQFQVYDYDGDGEAEVAMKTSDGTVDGKGTTIGSASADYRNSSGYVLTGPEYLTMFNGRTGAAMGSVDYVPARGTVSSWGDSYGNRVDRFLAGTAYLDGSRPSLIMARGYYTRTVIAAWDWRGGAFTRRWTFDTNSSTNTGRGYDGQGNHQLSVADVDADGKDEIVYGAMAVDDNGASLWTTKNGHGDAQHVGDLDPSRAGLEEFKVDEDSSKPSSWMADARTGQILWSTPSNGDNGRGVSGDIWSGSPGAESWSSAADGVRSPSGAVVASRKPSSTNFLTWWDGDTTRELLDSTHIDKYGTSSDTRLLTGDSVHANNGTKATPAISGDLFGDWREEVVWPTTNNTALRIYSTPYETTTRITTLLHDTQYRTALAWQNTAYNQPPHPSFAIGNGMPTPPRPAITTP